Proteins encoded within one genomic window of Setaria italica strain Yugu1 chromosome IV, Setaria_italica_v2.0, whole genome shotgun sequence:
- the LOC101778128 gene encoding F-box protein At2g26160 isoform X3, which translates to MRTAEQLAEPPPPSPTQPPRTRPACRGRLVLSSPAVSAYQSPTERVLSESESATGRKGAQKATMKRLRIATAGGSGWSTLPGDLLEQISSRLSTDADRLHVRQVCAHWRACTSPLAALRPWIVARAGPLPTSGHPAYSAWLPRRLRQQRMVGVRAAPAGLPHCRGASRGWLALVDDIRSPTRLVLWDPVSGSEVPLPCLSRVTQVFLSGDPLGSPDWIAVASQRVSTLGTKLFFWRPGDAAWSSLFEQPTAGVPSVVFHGGRMFYMDLRQLIAAYDLNLGAPNRRPASAGMSYFGPKVDKLCRCERLVHLVREVLMVSSACSSFAEVYKLDWTPKGTPKIGERVTDLGEYSLFLGLSESFALSAKEFPAVRRNHIYCVAHHWIYYIYYQNPYHKLSDWAFVFDLGSDTLKGIPYPEELRDDGAKWWPYYWLCLRSPLTKKQQN; encoded by the exons ATGCGGACCGCGGAGCAGCTCGCCGAGCCCCCCCCGCCGAGCCCGACACAACCGCCGCGCACTCGCCCCGCTTGCCGTGGTCGTCTCGTCCTCTCGTCTCCAGCAGTCTCCGCCTACCAATCCCCCACAGAACGTGTGCTATCAGAGTCTGAATCTGCTACGGGAAGGAAGGGTGCGCAAAAG GCAACGATGAAACGTCTCCGCATCGCGAcggccggcggctccggctGGTCCACCCTCCCAGGCGATCTCCTCGAGCAGATCTCCAGCCGCCTGTCCACCGACGCCGACCGCCTCCACGTCCGCCAAGTCTGCGCCCACTGGCGAGCCTGCACCTCGCCCCTGGCCGCGCTCCGCCCCTGGATCGTGGCCCGCGCGGGCCCGTTGCCCACGTCCGGTCACCCGGCTTACTCCGCCTggctcccccgccgcctccgccagcaGCGGATGGTGGGGgtgcgcgccgcgccggccgggctCCCCCACTGCCGCGGTGCGTCTCGTGGCTGGCTCGCGCTGGTCGACGACATCCGGTCGCCCACGCGGCTCGTTCTGTGGGATCCCGTCTCCGGCTCCGAGGTCCCGCTCCCGTGCCTGAGCCGAGTCACCCAAGTATTCCTCTCCGGCGACCCGCTCGGCTCGCCGGATTGGATAGCGGTCGCGAGTCAACGCGTCAGCACATTGGGCACCAAGTTGTTCTTCTGGCGGCCTGGGGACGCCGCCTGGAGCTCCCTGTTCGAGCAACCCACCGCCGGGGTCCCCAGCGTCGTGTTCCACGGCGGGAGAATGTTCTACATGGACTTGAGGCAACTCATCGCCGCTTACGACCTCAACCTCGGCGCCCCGAACCGCCGTCCCGCGAGTGCCGGGATGAGTTACTTCGGTCCCAAGGTGGACAAGCTCTGCAGGTGCGAGCGCTTGGTCCACCTCGTTCGTGAGGTGCTCATG GTCTCGTCGGCGTGCTCGTCCTTTGCTGAGGTCTACAAGCTGGATTGGACTCCGAAGGGGACGCCGAAGATCGGTGAGCGGGTGACGGACCTCGGCGAGTACTCGCTCTTCTTGGGACTCAGCGAAAGCTTTGCCCTTTCTGCCAAGGAGTTCCCCGCTGTCAGGAGAAACCACATCTACTGTGTTGCGCACCATTGGATTTACTATATTTACTATCAGAATCCTTATCATAAGCTGTCAGATTGGGCGTTCGTGTTCGATCTGGGATCAGACACTTTGAAAGGAATTCCGTACCCTGAAGAGCTCAGGGACGACGGGGCCAAGTGGTGGCCGTATTACTGGTTATGCCTCAGAAGCCCGCTAACGAAGAAGCAGCAGAACTGA
- the LOC101778128 gene encoding uncharacterized protein LOC101778128 isoform X2 yields the protein MRTAEQLAEPPPPSPTQPPRTRPACRGRLVLSSPAVSAYQSPTERVLSESESATGRKGAQKATMKRLRIATAGGSGWSTLPGDLLEQISSRLSTDADRLHVRQVCAHWRACTSPLAALRPWIVARAGPLPTSGHPAYSAWLPRRLRQQRMVGVRAAPAGLPHCRGASRGWLALVDDIRSPTRLVLWDPVSGSEVPLPCLSRVTQVFLSGDPLGSPDWIAVASQRVSTLGTKLFFWRPGDAAWSSLFEQPTAGVPSVVFHGGRMFYMDLRQLIAAYDLNLGAPNRRPASAGMSYFGPKVDKLCRCERLVHLVREVLMVSCDGELLLVVLRGATGSRGGRQPPSSPSQVSSACSSFAEVYKLDWTPKGTPKIGERVTDLGEYSLFLGLSESFALSAKEFPAVRRNHIYCVAHHWIYYIYYQNPYHKLSDWAFVFDLGSDTLKGIPYPEELRDDGAKWWPYYWLCLRSPLTKKQQN from the exons ATGCGGACCGCGGAGCAGCTCGCCGAGCCCCCCCCGCCGAGCCCGACACAACCGCCGCGCACTCGCCCCGCTTGCCGTGGTCGTCTCGTCCTCTCGTCTCCAGCAGTCTCCGCCTACCAATCCCCCACAGAACGTGTGCTATCAGAGTCTGAATCTGCTACGGGAAGGAAGGGTGCGCAAAAG GCAACGATGAAACGTCTCCGCATCGCGAcggccggcggctccggctGGTCCACCCTCCCAGGCGATCTCCTCGAGCAGATCTCCAGCCGCCTGTCCACCGACGCCGACCGCCTCCACGTCCGCCAAGTCTGCGCCCACTGGCGAGCCTGCACCTCGCCCCTGGCCGCGCTCCGCCCCTGGATCGTGGCCCGCGCGGGCCCGTTGCCCACGTCCGGTCACCCGGCTTACTCCGCCTggctcccccgccgcctccgccagcaGCGGATGGTGGGGgtgcgcgccgcgccggccgggctCCCCCACTGCCGCGGTGCGTCTCGTGGCTGGCTCGCGCTGGTCGACGACATCCGGTCGCCCACGCGGCTCGTTCTGTGGGATCCCGTCTCCGGCTCCGAGGTCCCGCTCCCGTGCCTGAGCCGAGTCACCCAAGTATTCCTCTCCGGCGACCCGCTCGGCTCGCCGGATTGGATAGCGGTCGCGAGTCAACGCGTCAGCACATTGGGCACCAAGTTGTTCTTCTGGCGGCCTGGGGACGCCGCCTGGAGCTCCCTGTTCGAGCAACCCACCGCCGGGGTCCCCAGCGTCGTGTTCCACGGCGGGAGAATGTTCTACATGGACTTGAGGCAACTCATCGCCGCTTACGACCTCAACCTCGGCGCCCCGAACCGCCGTCCCGCGAGTGCCGGGATGAGTTACTTCGGTCCCAAGGTGGACAAGCTCTGCAGGTGCGAGCGCTTGGTCCACCTCGTTCGTGAGGTGCTCATGGTGAGCTGCGACGGTGAGCTGCTGCTCGTGGTTCTGCGCGGTGCGACCGGCTCCCGGGGGGGTCGCcaacctccttcctctccttcgCAGGTCTCGTCGGCGTGCTCGTCCTTTGCTGAGGTCTACAAGCTGGATTGGACTCCGAAGGGGACGCCGAAGATCGGTGAGCGGGTGACGGACCTCGGCGAGTACTCGCTCTTCTTGGGACTCAGCGAAAGCTTTGCCCTTTCTGCCAAGGAGTTCCCCGCTGTCAGGAGAAACCACATCTACTGTGTTGCGCACCATTGGATTTACTATATTTACTATCAGAATCCTTATCATAAGCTGTCAGATTGGGCGTTCGTGTTCGATCTGGGATCAGACACTTTGAAAGGAATTCCGTACCCTGAAGAGCTCAGGGACGACGGGGCCAAGTGGTGGCCGTATTACTGGTTATGCCTCAGAAGCCCGCTAACGAAGAAGCAGCAGAACTGA